From Nocardioides daedukensis, the proteins below share one genomic window:
- a CDS encoding bifunctional adenosylcobinamide kinase/adenosylcobinamide-phosphate guanylyltransferase: protein MIRVLGTGAADGWPNPFCACASCESARAARTIRAQTCALAGTFLLDCGPETARTAERAGVALHGVRHVLLTHDHPDHTAPAFLLYRSWVAGDAPLDVVGPPSVIASARQWLAPDTHVVFHEARPGDELTFTDGTVRVLEAAHDGDAVLYDLSTEDTRLLYATDTGPLPEATMAATTDAAYDVVLLEQTFGDFTSHGTAHLDLTTFTEQVRRLRDVGAIVASTDLIAVHLSHHNPPAAELARRLATIGARMVDDGTPLGRGPVRTLCIGGARSGKSREAERLLAAEPDVTYVATSYPRSDDPEWVERVRLHQSQRPAQWTTVESLDLVGLLAHDGGPLLIDCLTLWLTRIMDRHDGWSDEAWADGGEAAVLAEVTALVEAWRATSRRVVAVTNEIGQGLVPQRASLRRFRDEMGRLNAAIAAASDEVRLVVAGRVSLL, encoded by the coding sequence ATGATCCGGGTGCTCGGGACCGGCGCCGCCGACGGCTGGCCGAACCCCTTCTGTGCCTGCGCCTCGTGCGAGTCCGCGCGGGCCGCGCGCACGATCCGCGCCCAGACCTGCGCGCTGGCCGGCACCTTCCTGCTCGACTGCGGGCCCGAGACCGCGCGCACGGCCGAGCGCGCCGGCGTCGCGCTGCACGGCGTACGGCATGTGCTGCTGACCCACGACCATCCCGACCACACCGCGCCGGCGTTCCTGCTCTATCGCTCCTGGGTGGCCGGCGACGCGCCGCTCGACGTGGTCGGTCCGCCGTCGGTGATCGCCTCGGCCCGGCAATGGCTGGCGCCCGACACCCACGTGGTCTTCCACGAGGCGCGACCCGGGGACGAGCTCACCTTCACAGACGGCACGGTCCGGGTGCTCGAGGCGGCCCACGACGGCGACGCCGTCCTCTACGACCTGAGCACCGAGGACACCCGGCTCCTCTATGCGACCGATACCGGCCCGCTGCCCGAGGCAACGATGGCCGCGACGACGGACGCGGCCTACGACGTCGTACTGCTCGAGCAGACCTTCGGTGACTTCACCTCACACGGCACCGCGCACCTGGACCTGACCACGTTCACCGAGCAGGTACGCCGGCTGCGCGACGTCGGCGCGATCGTTGCGTCCACCGACCTGATCGCCGTGCACCTCTCGCACCACAACCCGCCCGCGGCCGAGCTGGCGCGCAGGCTCGCCACGATCGGAGCCCGGATGGTCGACGACGGAACCCCGCTGGGACGCGGCCCGGTCCGCACGCTGTGCATCGGTGGGGCCCGCAGCGGGAAGTCGCGCGAGGCCGAGCGGCTGTTGGCCGCCGAGCCCGACGTGACCTATGTGGCCACCTCCTATCCGCGCTCGGACGATCCGGAATGGGTCGAGCGGGTGCGGCTGCACCAGTCGCAGCGACCGGCGCAGTGGACGACCGTCGAGTCGCTGGATCTGGTCGGGCTCCTGGCCCACGACGGCGGACCGTTGCTGATCGACTGCCTGACCCTGTGGTTGACCCGGATCATGGACCGCCACGACGGCTGGTCCGACGAGGCCTGGGCCGACGGCGGAGAAGCCGCAGTCCTCGCCGAGGTCACCGCACTCGTCGAGGCCTGGCGCGCCACCTCGCGACGGGTCGTGGCAGTCACCAACGAGATCGGGCAGGGACTCGTCCCGCAACGGGCGTCCTTGCGCCGGTTCCGTGACGAGATGGGCCGCCTGAACGCCGCTATCGCAGCGGCCAGCGACGAGGTCCGCCTGGTCGTCGCCGGCAGGGTGAGCCTGCTGTGA
- a CDS encoding leucyl aminopeptidase, whose protein sequence is MTTYTLRSASPAKTRADAVIIGVASTPKGLIAAAGGEDVSEAWGRKFRPLLQSLGFSGKAGEVAKIPTADVINSPLLVVVGLGAAKDVDAVAVRRAAGVVARSLTNAASVSLALPADSPELVAAVAEGFLLGSYAFTDYKRDSKPSSTAPSEIVVLSPIARQGGATQAFEHAQLVAEAVNATRQWVNLPASDLNPPVFADAVVDAHAKLTKGKGAPKLDIKVWDEQQLADEGCGGILAVGGGSDAPPRLVKLTWSPAGATKHVALVGKGVTYDSGGYTIKPANSMISMKEDMAGAASVIQSIFLIAKLGLPVKVTAWAPMAENMISGSAMRPGDVLTIRGGTTVEMTNTDAEGRLILADALVMAAEEKPDAIVDIATLTGAMVVALGERVAGVLGTDDVVAGLKSAASTTGEALWHMPIPEEMHSRVRSSKVADIAQHDWVRWGGGLFAAAFLREFTDGLPWGHLDIAGPGFNPGGPHGFTPSGGTGFGVATLVEFVAAHADPAVADA, encoded by the coding sequence GTGACGACGTACACCCTCCGCTCCGCCAGCCCTGCCAAGACCCGCGCCGACGCCGTGATCATCGGTGTCGCCTCGACCCCCAAGGGGTTGATCGCTGCGGCGGGAGGTGAGGACGTCAGCGAGGCCTGGGGCCGCAAGTTCCGCCCGCTGCTGCAGAGCCTCGGCTTCTCCGGCAAGGCCGGCGAGGTCGCGAAGATTCCCACCGCGGACGTGATCAACTCGCCGCTGCTCGTCGTCGTCGGGCTCGGCGCCGCCAAGGACGTCGACGCAGTCGCTGTACGCCGTGCCGCCGGTGTGGTCGCCCGCTCGCTGACCAACGCCGCGTCCGTGTCGTTGGCCCTGCCTGCGGACTCCCCCGAGCTGGTGGCTGCCGTGGCCGAGGGCTTCCTGCTCGGCTCCTATGCGTTCACCGACTACAAGCGCGACAGCAAGCCGTCGAGCACCGCACCGAGCGAGATCGTGGTGCTCTCCCCGATCGCCCGCCAGGGTGGGGCCACGCAGGCATTCGAACACGCCCAGCTGGTCGCCGAGGCCGTCAACGCGACCCGCCAGTGGGTGAACCTGCCCGCCAGCGACCTCAACCCTCCCGTCTTCGCCGACGCGGTCGTCGACGCGCACGCCAAGCTCACCAAGGGCAAGGGTGCCCCGAAGCTCGACATCAAGGTCTGGGACGAGCAGCAGCTCGCGGACGAGGGCTGCGGCGGCATCCTGGCCGTCGGCGGCGGTTCGGATGCTCCCCCGCGCCTGGTCAAGCTGACCTGGTCGCCGGCGGGTGCGACCAAGCACGTCGCCCTGGTCGGCAAGGGCGTCACCTATGACTCCGGCGGCTACACGATCAAGCCGGCCAACTCGATGATCTCGATGAAGGAGGACATGGCCGGTGCCGCTTCGGTGATCCAGTCCATCTTCCTGATCGCCAAGCTGGGGCTGCCGGTGAAGGTCACCGCGTGGGCCCCGATGGCGGAGAACATGATCTCCGGCTCGGCCATGCGCCCCGGTGACGTGCTCACCATCCGTGGCGGCACCACAGTCGAGATGACCAACACCGACGCAGAGGGTCGACTGATCCTCGCCGACGCACTGGTGATGGCCGCCGAGGAGAAGCCGGACGCGATCGTTGACATCGCCACGCTGACCGGTGCGATGGTCGTCGCGCTCGGCGAGAGGGTTGCCGGCGTGCTGGGCACCGATGACGTGGTCGCCGGGCTCAAGTCCGCGGCGAGCACCACCGGTGAGGCGCTGTGGCACATGCCAATCCCCGAGGAGATGCACTCCCGCGTGCGCAGCAGCAAGGTCGCCGACATCGCCCAGCACGACTGGGTGCGTTGGGGCGGCGGGCTCTTCGCCGCGGCCTTCCTGCGCGAGTTCACTGACGGCCTGCCCTGGGGCCACCTCGACATCGCCGGCCCGGGCTTCAACCCCGGCGGTCCGCACGGCTTCACGCCGTCCGGTGGCACCGGTTTCGGTGTGGCGACACTGGTGGAGTTCGTCGCCGCCCACGCCGACCCGGCAGTTGCTGACGCCTGA
- a CDS encoding TIGR01777 family oxidoreductase — translation MRIVIAGASGFLGSHLVPHLRQQGHAVTQLVRRAPSAPDEAQWDPYAADVDQDLIDRADVVINLAGSPLIGNPHSKKWASELVESRVTTTRLLADRIAEAHRGGRGTPAYLAGNGISIYGDHGDQPVTEDTESRGDALLTAVTRLWEDATAPAQESGARVVVLRTAPVIDKSHPPLKPMLLPFRLGLGARLGDGSQHFPIISLRDWVGAVTHLAEHETASGPFNLCCPETPTNADYTCVVAKSVGRRARLAVPAFVLDKAAGPMSPEVLGSVRAVPEALIETGYDFADHDVRDVVATALSAQN, via the coding sequence ATGCGCATCGTCATCGCAGGAGCATCGGGATTCCTCGGCAGCCACCTGGTTCCTCACCTGAGGCAGCAGGGTCATGCGGTGACCCAGCTCGTACGGCGTGCCCCGAGCGCCCCGGACGAGGCGCAGTGGGATCCCTATGCAGCAGACGTGGACCAGGACCTGATCGACCGCGCGGACGTGGTGATCAACCTGGCCGGTTCGCCCCTGATCGGGAATCCCCATTCGAAGAAGTGGGCCTCAGAGCTCGTCGAGAGCCGGGTCACCACCACCCGGCTGCTCGCGGACCGGATCGCCGAGGCCCATCGCGGTGGTCGTGGCACGCCGGCCTATCTGGCGGGCAACGGCATCTCGATCTATGGCGATCACGGTGACCAACCGGTCACTGAGGACACCGAGTCACGTGGCGATGCGCTGCTCACCGCAGTGACGCGGCTGTGGGAGGACGCGACCGCCCCGGCGCAGGAGTCCGGCGCCCGGGTCGTCGTACTCCGCACTGCCCCGGTGATCGACAAGAGCCATCCGCCGTTGAAGCCGATGCTGCTCCCCTTCCGACTCGGTCTCGGTGCGCGTCTGGGCGACGGGAGCCAGCACTTCCCGATCATCTCGCTGCGGGACTGGGTTGGCGCGGTCACCCATCTGGCCGAGCACGAGACCGCCAGCGGTCCGTTCAACCTGTGCTGCCCCGAGACCCCTACCAATGCGGACTACACCTGTGTGGTCGCCAAGTCAGTCGGTCGTCGGGCCCGCCTGGCAGTGCCTGCCTTCGTCCTCGACAAGGCGGCGGGACCGATGTCGCCCGAGGTCCTGGGGTCGGTGCGCGCGGTGCCTGAAGCGCTGATCGAGACCGGCTACGACTTCGCCGATCACGATGTGCGCGACGTCGTCGCAACTGCCCTCAGCGCACAGAACTGA
- the lipB gene encoding lipoyl(octanoyl) transferase LipB: MVEGVPLEFREAGLGDNAVDYLAAWEMQGRVHADVAAGGDDTVLLLEHPPVYTAGTRTDDHERPVDSGGAPVIDVNRGGKITFHGPGQLVGYPIVKLPERVKVVDYVRRVEEALIHVCTDFGVTTARVPGRSGVWLQADARGPERKIAAIGLRVSQRVTMHGFSLNCDVDLAWYDRFVPCGINDAGVTSLSRELGRDVKVTDVIPSVEKHLTDLLAWNDYVPTPDYEARPEPPRLNLIRPGG, encoded by the coding sequence ATGGTCGAAGGCGTGCCACTCGAGTTCCGTGAAGCAGGCCTGGGCGACAACGCCGTCGACTATCTCGCTGCCTGGGAGATGCAGGGCCGGGTCCATGCCGACGTTGCCGCCGGCGGCGACGACACCGTGCTCCTCCTCGAGCACCCCCCGGTCTACACCGCGGGCACCCGCACCGACGACCATGAGCGGCCCGTCGACTCCGGCGGCGCTCCGGTGATCGACGTGAACCGCGGCGGGAAGATCACCTTCCACGGCCCCGGGCAGCTCGTCGGCTATCCGATCGTGAAGCTGCCCGAGCGGGTCAAGGTCGTCGACTACGTACGCCGGGTGGAGGAGGCGCTCATCCACGTGTGCACCGACTTCGGGGTCACGACCGCTCGCGTGCCCGGCCGCTCGGGAGTGTGGTTGCAGGCCGACGCTCGCGGTCCCGAGCGCAAGATCGCCGCGATCGGGCTCCGGGTCTCCCAGCGGGTGACGATGCACGGCTTCTCGCTCAACTGCGACGTCGACCTGGCGTGGTATGACCGCTTCGTGCCGTGTGGCATCAACGACGCGGGGGTCACCTCCCTGTCCCGAGAGCTCGGCCGCGACGTCAAGGTCACCGACGTGATCCCGAGCGTGGAGAAGCACCTCACGGACCTGCTGGCGTGGAATGACTACGTGCCGACCCCCGACTACGAGGCCCGCCCCGAGCCGCCGCGGCTGAACCTGATCCGTCCCGGCGGCTGA
- the gcvT gene encoding glycine cleavage system aminomethyltransferase GcvT, with protein MTDASSLLTSPLHERHVALGAKFSEFGGWSMPLEYANGTVKEHHAVRESVGIFDVSHLGKAMVIGPGAVDFVNATLSNDLGKIRPGMAQYTLCIDDQTGGIVDDLIAYYQDDEHVLLVPNAANTAEVVRRLEAAAPQGVTIKNLHQDYAILAVQGTKSDEVLAGVGMPVGHDYMTFEEARFDGGDGEPVGVVVCRTGYTGERGYELIVANSAAPALWDALIAAGQQFAIAPCGLGSRDTLRTEMGYPLHGQDISLDVNPIEGRVGWAVGWKKEAFWGRDVLLAAKEKGAERLLRGLVAVRRGIPRPGMSVSLTSHVLLCEVTSGTFSPTLKKGIGLALVPKFVEDGAEVGVDIRGRREIFTVVKPPFVDTSVRES; from the coding sequence ATGACGGACGCATCCTCGTTGCTCACCTCGCCCCTCCACGAGCGGCACGTCGCCCTCGGCGCCAAGTTCTCCGAGTTCGGCGGCTGGTCGATGCCGCTGGAATATGCGAACGGCACCGTCAAGGAGCACCACGCAGTGCGTGAGTCGGTCGGCATCTTCGACGTCAGCCACCTGGGCAAGGCGATGGTGATCGGGCCCGGCGCCGTCGACTTCGTCAACGCCACGCTCTCCAACGACCTGGGCAAGATCCGCCCGGGGATGGCGCAGTACACCCTCTGCATCGACGACCAGACCGGCGGCATCGTCGACGACCTGATCGCCTACTACCAGGACGACGAGCACGTGCTGCTGGTCCCCAACGCGGCCAACACCGCCGAGGTCGTACGCCGTCTCGAGGCCGCCGCCCCGCAGGGCGTGACTATCAAGAACCTCCACCAGGACTACGCGATCCTGGCCGTCCAGGGCACCAAGTCCGACGAGGTGCTCGCGGGCGTCGGGATGCCGGTCGGGCATGACTACATGACCTTCGAGGAAGCCCGGTTCGACGGCGGCGACGGCGAGCCCGTCGGGGTGGTCGTCTGCCGCACCGGCTACACCGGCGAGCGTGGCTATGAGCTGATCGTCGCCAACTCCGCCGCACCGGCACTGTGGGACGCGTTGATCGCGGCCGGGCAGCAGTTCGCGATCGCACCGTGCGGGCTGGGCTCGCGCGACACGCTGCGCACCGAGATGGGCTACCCGCTGCACGGCCAGGACATCTCGCTGGACGTGAACCCGATCGAGGGTCGCGTCGGCTGGGCGGTCGGCTGGAAGAAGGAGGCGTTCTGGGGTCGTGACGTGCTCCTGGCCGCGAAGGAGAAGGGCGCCGAGCGCCTGCTCCGCGGCCTGGTCGCCGTCCGTCGCGGGATCCCGCGACCCGGCATGTCGGTCTCGCTGACCAGTCACGTGCTCCTGTGCGAGGTCACCTCGGGCACCTTCTCGCCGACCCTGAAGAAGGGCATCGGCCTGGCCCTGGTCCCGAAGTTCGTCGAGGACGGCGCCGAGGTCGGCGTCGACATCCGAGGGCGTCGCGAGATCTTCACGGTGGTCAAGCCGCCGTTTGTGGACACCTCGGTCCGCGAGAGCTGA
- the lpdA gene encoding dihydrolipoyl dehydrogenase — MTDAATPQPGNSFDVVILGAGSGGYACALRAAQLGLTVALVEKGNLGGTCLHVGCIPTKALLHAAEVAENAKDAAQFGVKATLEGIDMAGVNAYKDGVVSRLFKGLTGLIKSRGITVVEGEGRLTSPTTVDVAGTTYTGKNVVLATGSYSRTLPGLDLDGERVLSSEHALSLDRVPRSAIVLGGGVIGCEFASVWKSFGADVTIIEALPRLVAAEDAASSKVLERAFRKRKINFATGTRFESVKTTDDGVVVTVEGGKTYEAEILLVAVGRGPTTSGLGYEEVGVAMDRGFVTTDDRLRTNVEGVYAVGDIVPGLQLAHRGFQQGIFVAEELAGLNPATIDESGIPRVTYSDPELASVGLTEEQAAEKYGEVEALTYDLGGNGKSQILKTQGFVKLVRRKDGPVVGVHMVGARVGELIGEAQLIYNWEGYAEDVAPLVHAHPTQNEALGEAHLALAGKPLHAHA; from the coding sequence GTGACGGACGCGGCAACACCGCAACCCGGCAACAGTTTCGACGTGGTCATTCTCGGCGCTGGCTCGGGCGGTTATGCCTGTGCCCTGCGCGCAGCACAACTGGGCCTCACCGTGGCCCTCGTGGAGAAGGGCAACCTCGGAGGCACTTGCCTCCATGTCGGATGCATCCCGACCAAGGCGTTGCTGCACGCAGCCGAGGTCGCAGAGAACGCGAAGGACGCCGCCCAGTTCGGCGTCAAGGCGACTCTCGAGGGCATCGACATGGCCGGAGTCAACGCCTACAAGGACGGTGTGGTCTCCCGTCTCTTCAAGGGCCTGACCGGACTCATCAAGTCTCGCGGCATCACCGTCGTCGAGGGTGAGGGCAGGTTGACCTCCCCGACGACCGTGGACGTCGCAGGCACGACGTACACCGGGAAGAACGTCGTGCTGGCCACCGGCTCCTACTCCAGGACGCTGCCCGGCCTCGACCTCGACGGCGAGCGAGTGCTCAGCTCCGAGCACGCGCTGAGCCTCGACCGGGTCCCCCGCTCCGCGATCGTCCTCGGCGGCGGTGTGATCGGGTGCGAGTTCGCCTCGGTCTGGAAGTCCTTCGGCGCCGACGTCACGATCATCGAAGCACTGCCGCGACTGGTGGCTGCCGAGGACGCCGCATCCTCGAAGGTGCTCGAGCGCGCCTTCCGCAAGCGGAAGATCAACTTCGCGACCGGCACCCGGTTCGAGTCGGTCAAGACCACCGACGACGGCGTCGTGGTGACCGTCGAGGGCGGCAAGACATATGAGGCGGAGATCCTCCTCGTCGCCGTCGGTCGTGGCCCGACCACCAGTGGCCTGGGCTATGAGGAGGTCGGGGTCGCGATGGACCGCGGCTTCGTCACCACCGACGATCGACTGCGCACCAACGTCGAGGGCGTCTATGCCGTCGGTGACATCGTCCCGGGTCTGCAGCTGGCGCACCGCGGGTTCCAGCAGGGCATCTTCGTCGCCGAGGAGCTCGCCGGTCTCAACCCGGCGACCATCGACGAGTCGGGGATCCCGCGGGTCACCTACTCCGACCCCGAGCTCGCCTCCGTCGGCCTCACCGAGGAGCAGGCTGCCGAGAAGTATGGCGAGGTCGAGGCGCTGACCTACGACCTCGGCGGCAACGGCAAGAGCCAGATCCTCAAGACCCAGGGCTTCGTCAAGCTGGTCCGTCGCAAGGACGGCCCCGTGGTCGGGGTGCACATGGTCGGCGCGCGCGTCGGCGAACTGATCGGCGAGGCCCAGTTGATCTACAACTGGGAGGGGTACGCCGAGGATGTGGCGCCGCTGGTGCACGCCCACCCGACCCAGAACGAAGCCCTCGGCGAGGCCCACCTGGCCCTCGCCGGCAAGCCCCTGCACGCACACGCCTGA
- the sucB gene encoding 2-oxoglutarate dehydrogenase, E2 component, dihydrolipoamide succinyltransferase produces the protein MATEVTLPELGESVTEGTVTRWLKQVGDSVAMDEPLLEVSTDKVDTEIPSPAAGTLLEQKVSEDDTVEVGGLLAVIGDEGEGGGSSEDSSAQEDESSEEEPAEEPKEESSDEEPADEAPAEAPEGKEDTPAPKADTGGAGGSGTEVKLPELGESVTEGTVTRWLKQVGDEVAVDEPLLEVSTDKVDTEIPSPVAGTLQEQTVSEDETVEVGAVLAIIGDGSAAPAEEAAPKEEAPKQEAPKEEAPKQEAPKEEAPKEEAPKQEAPKEEAPKHAAPEKEALKQEAPKQQASSGNEDAGYVTPLVRKLANQHGVDLSSVTGSGVGGRIRKQDVLDAAKAKEAPAEAAAPVAAATSAAESKAPAASSPSPLRGKTEPMSRLRKVIAKRMVESLQISAQLTQVVEVDVTNVARLRDQVKADFHAREGVKLSYFPFFAKATIDALKAHPALNAQVDAEKSEVTYFDAEHLAIAVDTERGLLSPVIHNAGDLSVAGLARKIADLADRTRNNKVKPDELSGGTFTLTNTGSVGALFDTPIINQPQVAILGTGTVVKRAVVIDDPNLGETIAVRHMCYLSLTYDHRIVDGADAARFLQDVKQRVESGAFEV, from the coding sequence ATGGCCACCGAAGTCACTCTCCCGGAGCTGGGCGAATCCGTCACCGAAGGCACCGTCACCCGCTGGCTGAAGCAGGTCGGCGATTCGGTGGCCATGGACGAGCCACTGCTCGAGGTCTCGACCGACAAGGTCGACACCGAGATCCCCTCCCCGGCTGCCGGGACCTTGCTGGAGCAGAAGGTCTCCGAGGACGACACCGTCGAGGTCGGTGGACTGCTCGCCGTGATCGGCGATGAGGGCGAGGGCGGTGGCTCCTCCGAGGACTCCTCCGCCCAGGAGGACGAGTCCTCCGAGGAAGAGCCTGCCGAGGAGCCGAAGGAAGAGTCGAGCGACGAGGAGCCGGCCGACGAGGCTCCGGCCGAGGCGCCCGAAGGCAAGGAAGACACCCCGGCCCCCAAGGCCGACACCGGTGGTGCCGGAGGCTCCGGCACCGAGGTGAAGCTCCCCGAGCTCGGCGAGTCCGTCACCGAGGGCACCGTCACCCGCTGGCTCAAGCAGGTCGGTGACGAGGTCGCCGTCGACGAGCCCCTGCTCGAGGTCTCCACCGACAAGGTCGACACCGAGATCCCCTCGCCCGTTGCGGGCACGCTCCAGGAGCAGACCGTCTCCGAGGACGAGACCGTCGAGGTCGGCGCGGTCCTCGCGATCATCGGTGACGGAAGTGCCGCACCTGCCGAGGAGGCCGCTCCCAAGGAAGAGGCTCCCAAGCAGGAAGCGCCCAAGGAGGAAGCCCCGAAGCAGGAGGCCCCCAAGGAGGAAGCTCCGAAGGAAGAGGCCCCGAAGCAGGAGGCTCCCAAGGAAGAGGCACCCAAGCACGCGGCCCCGGAGAAGGAAGCACTCAAGCAGGAGGCCCCCAAGCAGCAGGCCAGCTCTGGCAACGAGGACGCCGGCTACGTCACTCCGCTGGTGCGCAAGCTCGCCAACCAGCACGGTGTCGACCTGAGCTCCGTCACCGGTTCCGGTGTCGGCGGCCGGATCCGCAAGCAGGACGTGCTCGACGCCGCCAAGGCCAAGGAGGCTCCGGCCGAGGCCGCCGCACCCGTCGCAGCAGCCACCAGCGCTGCGGAGTCCAAGGCACCCGCCGCGAGCTCCCCCTCGCCGCTGCGTGGCAAGACCGAGCCGATGAGCCGTCTGCGCAAGGTGATCGCCAAGCGGATGGTCGAGTCGCTGCAGATCTCCGCGCAGCTGACCCAAGTCGTCGAGGTGGACGTCACCAACGTCGCCCGGCTGCGTGACCAGGTGAAGGCTGACTTCCACGCCCGTGAAGGCGTGAAGCTCTCCTACTTCCCGTTCTTCGCCAAGGCCACGATCGACGCGTTGAAGGCCCACCCGGCCCTGAACGCACAGGTTGACGCGGAGAAGTCCGAGGTCACCTACTTCGACGCCGAGCACCTGGCCATCGCGGTCGACACCGAGCGCGGTCTGCTCAGCCCCGTGATCCACAACGCGGGCGACCTGAGCGTGGCGGGCCTGGCCCGGAAGATCGCCGACCTCGCCGACCGCACCCGCAACAACAAGGTCAAGCCGGACGAGCTGTCCGGTGGCACCTTCACGCTGACCAACACCGGCAGCGTGGGCGCCCTGTTCGACACGCCGATCATCAACCAGCCGCAGGTGGCCATCCTCGGCACCGGCACCGTCGTGAAGCGCGCCGTCGTCATCGATGACCCGAACCTCGGCGAGACGATCGCCGTGCGTCACATGTGCTACCTCTCGCTGACCTACGACCACCGGATCGTGGACGGCGCCGACGCCGCCCGCTTCCTGCAGGACGTCAAGCAGCGCGTGGAGTCGGGCGCCTTCGAGGTCTGA
- a CDS encoding ABC transporter ATP-binding protein produces MDGMVIETRGLQKSFTSRKGKRVAVRDLDLAVPAGGVHGFLGPNGSGKTTTIRMLLGLSRASAGSMLLFGREVPKHLPQVLPRIGAVVESPKFAPTFTGRQNLLLLARSIGAPDSAVDEALETVSLDGRDDDRFRSYSLGMKQRLAIAATLIKKPDLLILDEPTNGLDPAGIREIRETIRDLGARGVTVLLSSHILAEVQQVCDSATIIGHGRMLASGKVEDLIGTSSSYRVAVAEPDRAEAVLVDAGYVVEQRDRLLWVQSEEDSSAITRVLAEAGLYLGELVPQHADLESVFLQLTEDSTLGHGPDVGAGEALPGSHRGDGGTR; encoded by the coding sequence ATGGATGGAATGGTCATCGAGACCCGCGGGCTGCAGAAGTCCTTCACGAGCCGCAAGGGCAAACGCGTCGCCGTGCGCGACCTCGACCTCGCAGTCCCTGCTGGCGGGGTGCATGGCTTCCTGGGCCCGAACGGCTCCGGCAAGACCACGACGATCCGGATGCTGCTCGGCCTGTCCCGAGCCAGTGCCGGGTCGATGCTGCTCTTCGGGCGCGAGGTCCCCAAGCACCTGCCCCAGGTGCTGCCCCGGATCGGGGCCGTGGTCGAGTCCCCCAAGTTCGCCCCCACCTTCACCGGGCGCCAGAACCTCCTCCTGCTCGCTCGCTCGATCGGCGCGCCGGACTCGGCCGTTGACGAGGCCCTCGAGACGGTGTCCCTCGACGGTCGCGACGACGACCGTTTCCGGTCCTACTCACTCGGGATGAAGCAGCGACTGGCGATCGCCGCGACACTGATCAAGAAGCCGGACCTGCTGATCCTCGACGAGCCCACGAACGGGCTCGACCCGGCTGGGATCCGCGAGATCCGGGAGACGATCCGCGATCTCGGCGCCCGCGGCGTCACGGTCCTGCTCAGCTCGCACATCCTCGCCGAGGTGCAGCAGGTGTGTGACTCGGCGACCATCATCGGCCACGGCCGGATGCTCGCCTCGGGCAAGGTCGAGGACCTGATCGGTACGAGCTCGTCCTATCGGGTCGCCGTCGCCGAGCCAGACCGCGCCGAAGCGGTCCTGGTCGACGCGGGGTACGTCGTGGAGCAGCGTGACCGGTTGCTGTGGGTCCAGTCGGAGGAGGACTCGTCGGCCATCACCCGGGTCCTGGCCGAGGCCGGCCTCTATCTCGGCGAGCTGGTGCCCCAACACGCAGATCTTGAGTCGGTCTTCCTCCAGCTGACCGAGGACTCGACCCTCGGCCACGGACCCGACGTGGGGGCAGGCGAGGCCCTGCCGGGCAGTCACCGCGGCGACGGGGGTACCCGATGA
- a CDS encoding adenosylcobinamide-GDP ribazoletransferase, which produces MNAWFLMLGTLSVLRVPAPTRVDRSVAGTAMILAPVGGAVLAVLTAVPLWLLTEQQWSPSALVLAAAVLAALALLTRGMHLDGLADVADGLGSGRRGEAGLAIMKRSDIGPFGVVTLLLALLLQAAALAQAISSGEGAAVLVLALVVSRGLLPLLCTQWFPAARPDGLGATVATSVGTSRLLASAALTVVLSAGLVWLLGSSDLDAPTCLRLAAASVAALVPGLLLALRARNRFGGVNGDVYGAGVETTFTATLLFAAVVL; this is translated from the coding sequence GTGAACGCCTGGTTCCTGATGCTGGGGACGCTGAGCGTGCTCCGGGTTCCCGCCCCCACGCGGGTTGATCGCAGCGTCGCCGGAACGGCGATGATTCTGGCACCGGTCGGCGGAGCGGTGCTGGCTGTGCTCACTGCCGTGCCGTTGTGGTTGCTCACCGAGCAGCAGTGGAGTCCCAGCGCGCTGGTGCTCGCCGCCGCGGTGCTCGCCGCATTGGCCCTGTTGACCCGAGGCATGCACCTGGACGGGCTCGCCGACGTGGCCGACGGACTCGGGTCCGGACGACGCGGCGAGGCCGGGCTGGCGATCATGAAGCGCTCCGACATCGGCCCGTTCGGTGTCGTCACGCTGCTGCTGGCCCTGCTGTTGCAGGCAGCCGCACTGGCGCAGGCGATCTCGAGCGGCGAGGGTGCCGCCGTACTGGTGCTGGCTCTCGTGGTGAGCCGCGGACTGCTGCCCCTGCTGTGCACCCAGTGGTTCCCCGCCGCACGACCCGACGGGCTCGGTGCCACGGTCGCCACCAGCGTGGGCACGAGCCGGTTGCTGGCCTCCGCGGCGTTGACCGTGGTGCTCTCGGCCGGTCTGGTCTGGTTGCTCGGGTCCAGCGACCTCGACGCGCCGACCTGTCTCCGCCTGGCTGCGGCATCGGTGGCCGCGCTGGTGCCCGGTCTGCTGCTGGCCCTGCGGGCCCGCAACCGCTTCGGTGGGGTGAACGGCGACGTCTACGGCGCCGGCGTGGAGACCACGTTCACCGCGACGCTGCTGTTCGCCGCCGTCGTGCTCTGA